One part of the Thermodesulfobacterium commune DSM 2178 genome encodes these proteins:
- a CDS encoding FtsK/SpoIIIE family DNA translocase, whose translation MAYKRVFFSYFLFFIFSIFLLVSIYSYNPYDPGIGVSGATEINNLGGLLGAYTASFFYFVFGIVSLLIPVFFILGFFLKLMGGSIKRLGFSFSFLILSLCMLVGYTFNLLETKNLLLFGRFPLNGGFIGELNGYFRLLVGDFVFLMIMFVFLFVSFLVGLGFNPKTFKSILTKFSYKKDIKKTEEKLEGKFEKISSTKISSQPVEEPLSFEIKPLNSKNNTKEKISKKGAQEEPQIKEFEKTLPPPVDLLKDPPLSSYRIRPEELKERALVLISKLKEFGIEGEVVGISPGPVITVFEFRPAPGIKISKIQSLVDDLALGLSAKSVRIVAPIPGKSVIGIEISNPKREWVYLKDILQSEAFIRSKSPLTIALGKDISGAPVVADLKKMPHLLIAGSTGSGKSIFLHSVILSLIYKATPEEVRFLMIDPKRIELSVYDGIPYLLHPVVLEPKMATKALRWLVGEMERRYSLFEEVGARNLESYNEQFDEKLPYLVMIIDELADLMVVSSKEVETLLTRLAQMARAAGIHLLVATQRPSVDVITGLIKVNFPARISFQVTSKVDSRTILDTQGAERLLGAGDMLFMPPGSSYLQRIHGPYVSEEEVKLLVDYLKSIGEPEYLANLEEIEDEEPISLEEESDYEDDKLYEAALKIAYQYGKISVSMLQRKLRIGYNRAARLVERMEEEGIVGPSDGVRPRPVIGPRKSL comes from the coding sequence TTGGCCTATAAACGAGTCTTTTTCAGTTATTTTTTATTTTTTATTTTTTCTATTTTTCTGTTAGTTTCCATCTATTCTTATAATCCTTATGACCCAGGAATAGGTGTTTCTGGAGCAACTGAAATTAACAATTTGGGTGGACTTTTAGGGGCTTATACGGCTTCTTTCTTTTATTTTGTTTTTGGTATAGTAAGTCTTTTAATTCCTGTCTTTTTTATTTTAGGCTTTTTCTTAAAACTAATGGGAGGGTCTATCAAAAGGTTAGGTTTTAGTTTTTCTTTTCTGATTTTATCTCTTTGCATGTTAGTAGGCTATACTTTTAATCTTTTAGAAACTAAAAATCTTTTACTTTTTGGACGTTTTCCTTTAAACGGAGGTTTTATAGGGGAATTAAATGGTTATTTTAGACTTTTGGTAGGAGATTTTGTTTTTTTGATGATAATGTTTGTCTTTCTTTTTGTTTCTTTTTTGGTAGGATTAGGCTTTAATCCAAAAACTTTCAAATCTATCTTAACCAAATTTAGCTATAAAAAAGACATAAAAAAAACAGAAGAAAAACTTGAAGGAAAATTTGAAAAGATTTCCTCAACCAAGATATCTTCTCAACCGGTTGAGGAACCTCTGTCTTTTGAAATTAAACCTTTAAACTCAAAAAATAATACTAAAGAGAAGATTTCTAAAAAGGGGGCTCAGGAAGAACCACAGATAAAGGAATTTGAAAAAACATTACCTCCTCCGGTAGATTTACTTAAAGATCCTCCCCTTTCTTCTTACCGGATAAGGCCTGAGGAGTTAAAAGAACGTGCTTTGGTTTTGATCTCAAAACTTAAAGAGTTTGGTATAGAAGGTGAGGTAGTAGGTATTTCTCCAGGCCCTGTGATTACTGTATTTGAGTTTAGACCAGCTCCAGGTATTAAAATCAGTAAAATCCAGAGCTTGGTAGATGACTTAGCGTTGGGGCTTTCTGCTAAAAGTGTAAGGATCGTTGCCCCTATCCCAGGTAAAAGTGTGATAGGTATCGAAATTTCAAACCCTAAAAGAGAGTGGGTATATCTTAAGGATATTTTACAGAGCGAAGCTTTTATCCGTTCTAAGTCTCCTCTTACCATCGCCTTAGGTAAGGACATTTCAGGAGCTCCTGTGGTAGCTGACCTTAAAAAGATGCCTCATCTTTTGATAGCCGGAAGCACCGGTTCTGGAAAAAGCATCTTTTTACACAGCGTAATTTTAAGCCTTATCTATAAAGCCACCCCGGAAGAGGTAAGATTTTTGATGATTGATCCTAAAAGGATCGAACTTTCCGTTTACGATGGAATTCCCTATTTATTACATCCTGTGGTATTAGAACCTAAGATGGCTACTAAGGCTTTAAGATGGTTGGTAGGAGAGATGGAAAGACGGTATAGCCTTTTTGAGGAGGTAGGGGCAAGAAACCTTGAGTCTTATAACGAACAGTTTGACGAAAAACTGCCTTATTTAGTGATGATTATCGATGAGTTGGCAGACCTTATGGTGGTATCTTCTAAAGAGGTAGAAACCTTACTTACTAGACTGGCTCAGATGGCAAGGGCAGCAGGGATACATCTCTTGGTAGCTACCCAAAGACCCTCGGTTGATGTGATTACTGGGTTAATCAAGGTTAACTTCCCTGCCAGGATCTCCTTTCAAGTTACCTCTAAAGTAGACTCAAGAACTATACTTGATACCCAGGGAGCGGAAAGGCTTTTAGGGGCAGGAGATATGCTTTTTATGCCTCCTGGATCATCTTATCTACAAAGGATCCATGGCCCTTATGTTTCAGAAGAAGAGGTGAAACTTTTGGTAGATTACCTTAAATCTATCGGAGAACCTGAGTATTTAGCCAACTTAGAGGAGATAGAAGACGAAGAACCTATTTCTCTTGAAGAGGAAAGCGATTACGAAGATGACAAACTATATGAAGCTGCCTTGAAAATTGCCTATCAGTATGGTAAAATTTCTGTATCGATGCTTCAAAGGAAGCTTAGGATAGGTTACAACCGAGCTGCAAGGTTGGTAGAACGTATGGAGGAGGAAGGTATTGTTGGCCCAAGTGATGGTGTTCGTCCTCGCCCTGTTATTGGCCCTCGCAAATCCCTTTAG
- a CDS encoding diguanylate cyclase: MKYRLAGYIVHNFLSSKSKFILFFIGLSIFLALLVGWISARCTYHQVLEVATLHVKKDLNMFEVLLNLKYPGEWQILNGRLYKGKVLINDNFEIVDFFEKATGNTATVFLGDTRVTTTIRNELGTRIIGTKVSPPVAQRVLQQGKEYYGIADILGEKYITAYKPIKDPSGKIIGILYTGISLKKFTPIQQKFYQNIIIPYIGLVLLFILNGFLIFFWARAVNLSIIDPLTKVYNRRYIIHKIKQEALKKQTQKDYEFSALLIDVDDFKKVNDTYGHAEGDRVLKEITEIIKQRIRNQDILGRWGGEEFILVCPETPLEKAQILADHLRKLIEKHNFGEKKLKITASFGVTSWKDEDTLDSFLNRLDKALYQGKIKGKNCVVIF; this comes from the coding sequence ATGAAATATCGCCTTGCTGGATATATCGTTCACAATTTTTTATCTTCCAAATCCAAGTTCATATTATTTTTTATAGGATTATCTATATTTTTAGCCCTTTTAGTAGGTTGGATTTCAGCCCGTTGCACCTACCATCAGGTTTTAGAAGTAGCTACCTTGCATGTAAAGAAAGACCTAAATATGTTTGAAGTTTTATTAAACCTAAAATATCCTGGAGAATGGCAGATATTAAACGGTAGGTTGTATAAAGGGAAGGTTTTGATCAACGACAACTTTGAGATAGTAGACTTTTTTGAAAAAGCAACAGGAAACACCGCTACTGTGTTTTTAGGCGATACAAGGGTTACTACTACCATAAGAAATGAATTAGGCACCCGTATCATAGGAACTAAGGTAAGCCCTCCTGTTGCACAAAGGGTTTTACAACAGGGAAAAGAGTATTATGGTATCGCAGACATATTAGGAGAAAAATACATCACTGCCTACAAACCTATAAAAGATCCCTCTGGTAAAATTATCGGGATTCTCTATACCGGTATCTCACTTAAAAAGTTTACCCCTATTCAACAAAAATTCTATCAAAATATAATTATTCCTTATATAGGCTTGGTACTTCTGTTTATCTTGAATGGATTTTTAATCTTTTTCTGGGCTCGGGCTGTTAATCTTTCTATCATAGACCCTCTTACTAAAGTTTACAACAGAAGATATATAATTCACAAGATTAAACAAGAAGCTTTGAAAAAACAAACTCAAAAGGATTATGAATTTTCTGCACTCTTGATAGATGTTGATGATTTCAAAAAGGTAAATGACACCTACGGACACGCTGAAGGAGATAGGGTTTTAAAAGAAATAACTGAAATAATAAAGCAAAGAATAAGAAATCAGGATATCCTTGGGAGATGGGGAGGAGAAGAATTTATCCTTGTTTGTCCAGAGACGCCTTTAGAAAAAGCACAAATATTAGCTGATCATCTAAGAAAGTTAATCGAAAAACATAACTTTGGTGAAAAAAAACTTAAGATTACCGCTTCCTTTGGGGTTACTTCTTGGAAAGACGAAGACACCTTAGATAGCTTTTTAAACAGACTTGATAAAGCCTTATATCAGGGTAAAATCAAAGGTAAAAACTGTGTGGTGATCTTTTAG
- a CDS encoding aldehyde ferredoxin oxidoreductase N-terminal domain-containing protein produces MHAYKVLWIDVTQKTWKVKNYPIPPYLGPVDIGIRIHLEEVESFKEEVFSGTNVLFLGTGPFAGGKIFGTHRLVAVFRSPESLGLHVSEMGGVGYKFVRSGVNGFAIFGKSPEPVVIFVEGSSEGINLRFETIEKEKLEEIYDNYHGYKGTYALTKYLLDNYSEFFIKNRARAVVVGEGAFSTKFGSLVSIDINPEKKELIQGSEDFAGRAGPGSVLAQAHGVFGLVVGGEASPQVPEVFSDVKRFAKFFQEVTSRDYTSAVNSATLKYRFDPKIGAGGTFGSNYPYYKEWLPTFCFNSIYLKREFRKKLADLILSYYWKPFKELTFEQAKTWKTCGEPCPVACKKVWKGKKVDYEPFQGIGPLIGVFNLDLASKIVDLIDQKGLDAIGTGHVVMFLLEAVQKELLTCEELGISEPPCLDPFKLNPKAWEVNGKLAIEIIEGLVSKKNKILSLIAEKGLRQAINYLENLYEDRITSVGLSFRDLALYQPYGEGGYMTPNFYWTKGFLIPIFVTGKYWTDYCLAFTSPEEFAKQVYQRAIKELSLSNAAFCRFHRGWAENLIPSLYQQLGISEYEEKIKEVYRNIGIYNLKAKALPQPLESEKAIDIFCTLAEELSLSKWYTKFTKNKKRAYLEWFERFYLTYLSLVGIS; encoded by the coding sequence ATGCATGCATACAAAGTCTTGTGGATAGATGTAACTCAAAAAACTTGGAAAGTCAAAAATTATCCGATCCCACCTTACTTAGGTCCTGTAGATATAGGAATACGAATACACTTAGAAGAAGTAGAAAGCTTTAAGGAAGAGGTTTTTTCAGGAACTAACGTACTCTTTTTAGGAACCGGACCTTTTGCTGGAGGGAAAATTTTTGGTACACACAGGTTGGTAGCGGTATTTAGAAGTCCAGAAAGTCTTGGCTTACATGTATCAGAAATGGGTGGGGTAGGCTATAAGTTTGTAAGGTCTGGGGTTAATGGATTTGCCATTTTTGGTAAAAGTCCTGAACCAGTCGTTATTTTTGTAGAAGGAAGCTCTGAAGGGATAAACCTAAGGTTTGAAACAATAGAAAAAGAAAAACTTGAAGAAATTTATGACAACTATCATGGATATAAAGGAACTTATGCCCTCACCAAATATCTTTTAGACAATTACTCAGAATTTTTTATTAAAAATAGAGCAAGGGCTGTAGTGGTAGGGGAAGGAGCTTTTTCTACTAAGTTTGGGTCTTTGGTATCGATAGACATAAACCCTGAAAAAAAAGAGCTTATCCAAGGGAGTGAAGATTTTGCAGGAAGGGCAGGCCCAGGGTCAGTTTTAGCTCAAGCCCATGGGGTGTTTGGGCTGGTGGTAGGTGGAGAGGCCAGTCCCCAGGTTCCTGAGGTTTTCTCAGATGTTAAAAGATTTGCCAAGTTTTTCCAAGAAGTTACTTCCAGAGATTATACTTCAGCAGTAAATTCAGCTACCTTAAAATATAGATTTGACCCTAAAATAGGAGCAGGAGGCACCTTTGGGTCTAACTATCCTTATTACAAAGAATGGTTGCCTACTTTCTGCTTTAACAGCATCTATCTTAAAAGGGAGTTTCGAAAAAAATTAGCTGACCTTATCCTTTCTTATTATTGGAAACCCTTTAAAGAGCTTACCTTTGAACAAGCGAAAACCTGGAAAACCTGTGGAGAGCCCTGTCCGGTGGCGTGTAAAAAAGTTTGGAAGGGTAAAAAGGTAGACTACGAACCTTTTCAAGGGATTGGGCCTTTAATAGGGGTTTTTAACTTAGACTTAGCCTCAAAGATCGTAGACCTGATAGACCAGAAAGGGCTTGATGCTATAGGAACAGGCCATGTGGTAATGTTTTTACTTGAAGCTGTACAAAAAGAACTTTTAACCTGCGAAGAGTTAGGAATTTCAGAGCCTCCCTGTTTGGATCCCTTTAAACTAAATCCTAAGGCCTGGGAAGTTAATGGGAAATTAGCTATCGAGATTATAGAAGGATTAGTTAGTAAGAAAAACAAAATCTTATCGCTTATCGCAGAAAAAGGTCTAAGACAGGCGATTAACTACTTAGAAAATCTCTATGAAGACAGAATTACCTCTGTAGGTCTTTCTTTTAGGGATTTAGCTCTTTATCAACCTTACGGAGAAGGTGGTTATATGACCCCTAATTTTTATTGGACCAAAGGATTTCTTATTCCTATTTTTGTAACAGGGAAGTACTGGACAGATTACTGTTTAGCCTTCACTTCTCCAGAAGAGTTTGCTAAACAGGTCTATCAAAGAGCTATCAAAGAACTTAGTCTTTCCAACGCAGCTTTTTGCCGTTTCCACAGAGGTTGGGCCGAAAACCTCATTCCATCTCTTTACCAACAATTAGGAATATCTGAATATGAAGAAAAAATAAAAGAGGTTTACCGGAACATAGGAATTTATAACCTTAAGGCTAAAGCCTTACCACAACCATTAGAAAGTGAAAAAGCCATAGACATCTTCTGTACCTTAGCAGAAGAGTTAAGCCTTTCTAAATGGTACACTAAGTTTACTAAAAATAAAAAAAGAGCGTACTTAGAATGGTTTGAAAGGTTTTATCTTACCTATCTTTCTTTAGTAGGCATTTCATAA